A region of Takifugu flavidus isolate HTHZ2018 chromosome 2, ASM371156v2, whole genome shotgun sequence DNA encodes the following proteins:
- the LOC130516553 gene encoding cytochrome P450 1A1, with protein sequence MVLMVLPLIGSVSVSEVLVALTTACLVYLMVRYFYTEIPAGLRRLPGPTPLPIIGNVLEIGRRPYLSLTAMSKRYGDVFQIQIGTRPVIVLSGIETVRQALVKQGEEFSSRPDLYSFRFINEGKSLSFSTDQAGVWRARRKLAYNALRSFSTLQGTTPEYSCMLEEHICKEGEYLVNRLSSVLQADGRFEPFPHIVVSVANVICGMCFGRRYDHDDQELVSLVNLSNEFGKVVSSGNPADFIPALRFLLSSTMKSFVDLNTRFTTFVQKIVNEHYATFDKENIRDITDSLIDHCEDRKLDENSNIQVSDEKIVGIVNDLFGAGFDTVSTALSWSIMYLVTYPDVQERLYQELKSNVDQNRKPRLSDKPNLPLLEAFILELFRHSSFLPFTIPHCTSKDTSLNGYFIPKDTCVFINQWQINHDPEQWEDPSSFNPDRFLSADGTEVNKAEGEKVTTFGMGKRRCIGEIIARNEVYLFLAILIQRLQFLPIPGETVDMTPEYGLTMKHKDCRLKARMRTRDEQ encoded by the exons atggtgctaatggtgctGCCGCTAATTGGATCAGTGTCTGTGTCTGAGGTTCTGGTGGCCCTGACAACAGCTTGCCTGGTCTACCTGATGGTCAGGTACTTTTACACAGAGATCCCCGCGGGGCTCCGCCGTCTGCCTGGCCCCACGCCTCTGCCAATCATCGGAAACGTGCTCGAGATTGGCAGGAGGCCTTACCTGAGTCTCACCGCCATGAGCAAACGCTATGGAGACGTCTTCCAGATCCAGATCGGTACCCGTCCCGTGATCGTGCTGAGTGGCATTGAGACGGTCCGCCAGGCCCTGGTCAAACAGGGGGAGGAGTTTTCCAGCAGGCCCGACCTGTACAGCTTCAGGTTCATCAACGAAGGCAAGAGTCTGTCCTTCAGCACCGACCAGGCTGGAGTGTGGCGAGCCCGACGGAAGCTGGCCTACAACGCTCTGCGTTCCTTCTCCACCCTGCAGGGCACCACTCCTGAGTACTCCTGCATGCTGGAGGAGCACATTTGCAAGGAGGGAGAGTATCTGGTCAACCGGCTCAGCAGTGTCCTACAGGCCGACGGCAGATTCGAGCCTTTCCCTCACATCGTCGTCTCTGTTGCCAACGTCATCTGTGGAATGTGCTTCGGCCGGCGCTACGACCACGATGACCAGGAGCTGGTTAGTTTGGTTAACCTCAGCAATGAGTTTGGCAAAGTGGTGAGCAGCGGTAACCCGGCAGACTTCATCCCCGCGCTCCGATTTTTGCTGAGCAGCACGATGAAGAGTTTTGTGGACCTCAACACCCGATTCACCACTTTTGTGCAAAAGATTGTCAATGAACACTACGCAACCTTCGATAAG GAAAACATTCGGGACATTACGGACTCTCTCATTGACCACTGTGAGGACAGGAAGTTGGATGAGAACTCCAACATTCAGGTGTCAGATGAGAAGATTGTGGGAATTGTCAATGATCTGTTTGGAGCAG gaTTTGACACCGTCTCAACTGCCCTGTCCTGGTCCATCATGTATCTGGTCACCTACCCTGATGTTCAGGAAAGACTTTATCAAGAACTGA AGAGCAACGTGGATCAGAATCGCAAACCTCGCCTTTCCGACAAACCAAATTTACCCCTTTTGGAGGCCTTCATCCTGGAACTCTTTCGTCATTCTTCTTTCCTGCCTTTCACTATCCCTCATTG CACTTCCAAAGACACGTCTCTAAATGGCTACTTTATTCCGAAAGACACCTGTGTTTTCATCAATCAGTGGCAGATCAACCACGATCC TGAGCAGTGGGAGGACCCGTCTTCCTTCAACCCAGACCGTTTCCTGAGTGCTGATGGCACCGAGGTCAACAAGGCGGAAGGGGAGAAGGTGACGACGTTTGGTATGGGGAAGCGCCGCTGCATCGGAGAGATCATTGCACGGAATGAAGTCTACCTCTTCCTGGCAATCCTGATCCAGAGGCTGCAGTTTCTCCCGATCCCAGGAGAGACCGTGGACATGACCCCAGAGTATGGTCTGACCATGAAGCACAAGGACTGTCGTTTGAAAGCCAGAATGCGAACAAGGGACGAACAGTGA